A window from Mogibacterium neglectum encodes these proteins:
- a CDS encoding YggS family pyridoxal phosphate-dependent enzyme, translating to MSIRDNYLEILKRKDAAAKRSGRSPEDVILMAVTKKHEPAELKEAIDAGATDFGENKVQELLSKYDEVHPERWHLIGHLQTNKVRQIIDKVIMIHSVDSLKLAREINKRAAAASLVMDVLIEINLAEEESKTGIPKGDVQELIECIVAECDSVRVRGIMCIPPMADNPEDSRRYFKETKGIFEELKKLDFPKERAYIDTLSMGMSADFEIAIEEGSTIVRVGSSIFGQRDYR from the coding sequence ATGAGTATTCGGGACAATTATTTAGAAATATTGAAGCGTAAGGATGCTGCTGCAAAGCGCTCGGGACGAAGTCCAGAAGATGTAATTCTCATGGCTGTTACGAAGAAGCATGAGCCGGCTGAACTAAAGGAAGCGATCGATGCAGGGGCTACTGACTTTGGTGAAAACAAGGTTCAGGAACTGCTGAGCAAGTATGATGAAGTCCATCCGGAGAGGTGGCATCTCATTGGACATCTACAGACTAACAAGGTTAGGCAGATAATTGATAAGGTAATTATGATTCATTCTGTTGATTCGCTTAAGCTTGCAAGGGAGATTAACAAGAGGGCAGCAGCTGCAAGTCTTGTAATGGATGTTCTGATTGAGATTAACCTTGCTGAGGAGGAGTCAAAAACAGGAATCCCTAAGGGAGATGTACAGGAGCTTATAGAGTGTATTGTGGCTGAATGTGATTCTGTGCGGGTTCGCGGTATTATGTGTATTCCTCCTATGGCGGATAATCCGGAGGATTCCCGTAGATACTTTAAGGAGACGAAAGGAATTTTTGAAGAACTCAAGAAACTCGACTTCCCTAAAGAGCGTGCATATATAGACACACTATCAATGGGAATGTCTGCGGACTTTGAAATTGCTATTGAGGAAGGGTCTACGATTGTAAGAGTAGGAAGTTCAATTTTTGGACAGCGCGATTACCGTTAA